In Desulfovibrio sp. UIB00, the sequence TAACAGGTTGATTTGTTCACAGCGGCGCGTTTGCGTCCGCCCGGTGATTCTGCAAGTAAATTAAGCCCTAGGCCGATGCGTGAGGCGCGCCAGAAGCTGCACAGGGCACAAGGCCTGAAACAACATCCTGTGCCGCTGGCTCCTGCCAACAGGCAAGGGTGTGGCTGCGCCCCGCCCCTTCAATGGCCTTGCGCGCGCCAAGCATGTCCACACGGTTCTTGTTGTCGTAAATGCAGTACTGACTGCCGTAAGCTGACGGCGTAAACGAGGGCATGAGCACATTGCCGCCCGCCAGCAGGCCGTTGCGTTGCCCGCCTTGCGCGTCCACCGTTGCCAGTGCCGTAGTGGCGGGAATGTTGGCCCAGGGCATGACAATGCGCATGACGGCCATCACACGCAGTGCGATCTGCGCGCTGCCCGCAGGATACGCGCCAAGCGGCGTGTCGTGCTGCGGAATGAACGGCCCGGCCCCGCACATGGAAACCCCAAGCCTGCGGGCCAGAATAATGTCGTCCGCCAGCGTGTTCAGGCTCTGACCTGGCAGGCCCACCATAAAACCGGAGCCGATTTCGTAGCCAAGCCGCTGCAAAATTCGCAGGCTGGCAATGCGCTCCGCCAGCACATGCCCCGGATGCAGGGCCTCGTAGAGCAGTGGGTCGGCGGTTTCGTGCTTGAGCAGAAAGCGCACCGCGCCAGCCTCTTTCCACAGGGCGTACGCCGCGCGCGGGTGCTCGCCCACGCTCAGGGTCACGGGCACGTTCAGCCCGCCGCGCAGGCAGTCGATCACATCGGCCAGCCACATGGGATCA encodes:
- the hydE gene encoding [FeFe] hydrogenase H-cluster radical SAM maturase HydE, which translates into the protein MRREEILDLLFAQPFEAVCERAARVLEEEKGAHVHVRGLIEFSNSCRRNCRYCGLRCENGNLRRYTLTRAEIMEAATRAVALGADTIVLQSGEYAIDPMWLADVIDCLRGGLNVPVTLSVGEHPRAAYALWKEAGAVRFLLKHETADPLLYEALHPGHVLAERIASLRILQRLGYEIGSGFMVGLPGQSLNTLADDIILARRLGVSMCGAGPFIPQHDTPLGAYPAGSAQIALRVMAVMRIVMPWANIPATTALATVDAQGGQRNGLLAGGNVLMPSFTPSAYGSQYCIYDNKNRVDMLGARKAIEGAGRSHTLACWQEPAAQDVVSGLVPCAASGAPHASA